In Fusarium oxysporum Fo47 chromosome VII, complete sequence, the following proteins share a genomic window:
- a CDS encoding SET domain-containing protein, whose protein sequence is MDHVREALQGDFFDQVSRALSDYALDELSNPILCVHVFVRDRSDASDGNDTSKADGWRHSSELLLSHQVDLASSTAPQPPCSPTSASSTSPRTSRRSEPPPATAPATDAARRVTKATALALPRKRQSGLRPAPRSTVVVDDGLDSRRQMQVGDENFPKRAKIKPDGVFYARESSLSKFIVGVWEQIHSGLILDPHVLTEQVQLTAATATCTTAMPTPQTFACDTQRSQGTPPASLGITVGIQSRSGITYDFFSRSNLFCRRVTQASRTCRSIEVIVQARWVELFDSYVEYLSCTNPGMSSTKSRMRALTEACNDFGWSEKELRNKMAIWRGYKEIKDILGWVALVFSGMGLYRLCKYRIDFDKEKFQRVRALRLRMEVAADTLHQNWRQILAIVGESTQQRFSGHPHDWVVYQDGFDPIPLRSTYLENDPNFSFEHLEESVLDTTSWGADDPRWIPPLNAIACVTDTNICDVCGQAQSNDATLNSCKCFPSLFGGPRLPCPVQVFRTPNGRNNGIQALLPFERGIAIGEFVGLVTKNMEDQDVLDSKAGGRRYQIWQGRQGNFTRFMNHSCKPNAQFQKFVWLGTQHILLVSKGIEAGMEITVDYSGSYWHGLDKRCLCGESCCRYNGST, encoded by the exons ATGGATCATGTGCGTGAGGCTCTCCAGGGCGACTTCTTTGACCAGGTGAGCAGAGCGCTATCGGACTACGCTCTAGACGAACTCAGCAACCCTATCCTCTGCGTCCACGTATTTGTTCGAGATAGGAGCGATGCCAGTGATGGCAACGACACTTCGAAGGCCGATGGCTGGCGTCATTCTAGCGAACTTCTTCTATCA CATCAAGTTGATCTTGCTAGTAGCACAGCACCCCAACCACCTTGCAGTCCTACGTCGGCGTCAAGTACCTCCCCTCGGACATCACGACGGAGCGAGCCTCCGCCCGCTACGGCTCCCGCGACCGACGCAGCCCGGAGAGTCACGAAGGCCACTGCCCTTGCCTTGCCACGTAAACGGCAAAGTGGCTTACGCCCGGCTCCCAGGAGCACCGTTGTCGTCGATGATGGCCTCGATAGCCGCCGTCAGATGCAAGTCGGAGACGAGAATTTCCCGAAAAGAGCCAAAATTAAGCCTGATGGCGTGTTTTATGCACGGGAGTCATCGCTAAGCAAGTTTATTGTTGGCGTATGGGAACAAATACATTCGGGCCTCATTCTGGACCCTCATGTCCTCACCGAGCAGGTCCAGCTTACCGCCGCCACAGCTACTTGTACAACAGCAATGCCAACGCCACAAACATTCGCCTGCGATACCCAGAGATCTCAGGGGACCCCGCCAGCTTCACTTGGTATTACTGTCGGTATCCAGAGCCGTTCAGGTATTACTTACGACTTCTTTAGTCGAAGTAATTTATTCTGTCGCAGAGTCACCCAGGCCAGCCGCACCTGTCGTTCCATCGAGGTTATTGTCCAGGCGCGTTGGGTCGAGCTCTTTGACTCATACGTCGAGTATCTTTCCTGCACGAATCCTGGAATGTCCTCAACCAAGAGTCGCATGAGAGCGCTGACCGAGGCCTGTAATGACTTCGGGTGGTCCGAAAAGGAGCTGCGAAACAAGATGGCCATCTGGCGAGGCTACAAGGAGATAAAAGACATTCTGGGCTGGGTTGCGCTGGTGTTTTCGGGAATGGGCCTCTACCGCCTTTGCAAGTACCGCATCGACTTTGACAAAGAGAAATTTCAGCGAGTACGAGCATTGCGACTACGGATGGAGGTAGCCGCAGATACTTTACATCAAAATTGGCGCCAGATTTTAGCTATTGTTGGTGAATCTACGCAACAGCGCTTCAGCGGCCACCCTCATGACTGGGTCGTGTATCAAGACGGCTTTGACCCAATTCCCCTCCGATCAACATACCTAGAGAATGATCCGAACTTCAGTTTTGAACATCTCGAAGAATCTGTCCTAGATACAACGTCGTGGGGCGCTGACGACCCTCGCTGGATCCCTCCGCTTAATGCTATTGCATGCGTTACAGACACGAATATCTGTGATGTATGCGGGCAGGCGCAGTCTAATGACGCCACACTCAATTCTTGCAAGTGCTTCCCTAGCCTCTTCGGCGGTCCAAGGTTGCCATGCCCGGTGCAGGTCTTTCGAACACCTAACGGACGAAATAATGGGATCCAGGCACTTCTGCCATTCGAGAGGGGTATTGCCATTGGAGAGTTTGTGGGACTTGTGACTAAGAACATGGAGGACCAGGACGTGCTGGATAGTAAGGCGGGTGGGCGAAGATATCAGATCTGGCAAGGGAGGCAAGGGAACTTTACTCGGTTCATGAATCATAGTTGCAAGCCGAATGCGCAGTTCCAAAAGTTTGTCTGGCTAGGGACGCAGCATATTTTACTTGTGAGTAAAGGGATTGAAGCAGGCATGGAGATCACGGTAGACTACTCCGGAAGTTATTGGCATGGGCTAGATAAGAGATGTCTCTGTGGTGAAAGTTGTTGTCGATATAATGGTAGTACATAG